From the genome of Colias croceus chromosome 9, ilColCroc2.1, one region includes:
- the LOC123694428 gene encoding uncharacterized protein LOC123694428 isoform X2, which translates to MDLAETMKNVLAKSSGSGTTAASGSSSAAPHGAEGYVTEKLYMLLQLYLQNKGWSPSIELLQCFSDLKESSMLPSATYLQMMASRVGLDAQGRLIYRENGKIILPYEHFANAVMLKHMNGPHGLHLGLEATVRAVVESYTIGREQFGMEKEFIVEVVQNCPNPACRYYKNQLEMTQKSIQQHLSQQPTYIPDAGSSNLSDSQAVERLLRGAALPQDYQLPLAPHLAALTNLAGDKSDRRTADKLSQHQQMLLQHQNRSLGHQSSIDKYSTRSSQSSLDSKSKHHYSDDHKLTDFLRANLESLESLSGSERSGGATGSSGAGSAGGQERVVRAFAELARNLQRMRPCVRPAMCKPYGKQSEQLQKILLDTIQLVQSLRSYLPPPHIQVTSWKNDDKLRSNNMDELESRKIVSGN; encoded by the exons ATGGATTTGGCGGAGACAATGAAGAACGTATTGGCTAAGAGTAGCGGGAGTGGAACCACTGCAGCGAGCGGATCGAGCTCGGCGGCGCCACACGGTGCTGAGGGCTACGTAACCGAAAAGCTTTACATGCTTTTGCaactttatttacaaaataaaggaTGGAGCCCCAGTATAGAGTTATTACAGTGTTTCAGTGATCTCAAAGAGTCTTCCATGCTTCCAAGTGCAACTTATTTACA aatGATGGCCTCAAGGGTAGGATTAGATGCCCAGGGGCGTCTCATATATAGAGAAAATGGCAAGATAATCTTACCATATGAGCATTTTGCTAATGCTGTGATGTTAAAACACATGAATGGTCCACATGGCTTGCATCTTGGATTAGAAGCCACTGTACGAGCT GTGGTAGAATCATATACAATTGGCAGAGAACAATTTGGTATGGAAAAAGAATTTATAGTTGAAGTGGTACAAAATTGTCCAAACCCAGCTTGCCGGTACTATAAGAATCAGTTGGAAATGACACAGAAATCGATACAACAACATTTATCTCAGCAACCCACTTACATACCAG ACGCAGGCAGTTCAAACCTATCAGACAGCCAGGCGGTGGAGCGGCTGCTGCGCGGCGCGGCGCTGCCGCAGGACTACCAGCTGCCGCTCGCGCCGCACCTCGCCGCTCTCA CAAATTTGGCGGGTGACAAGTCAGATAGACGTACAGCAGACAAGTTGTCGCAGCATCAGCAAATGTTGCTGCAACATCAGAACAGGTCCCTGGGCCATCAGTCCTCTATCGACAAATATTCTACGCGTTCTTCTCAGTCCAGTTTGGATTCAAAGTCCAAGCACCATTACAGTGATGATCATAAGCTCACAGATTTTCTAAG AGCAAATCTGGAAAGTCTCGAGTCGCTCTCCGGCAGCGAGCGCAGTGGTGGTGCAACAGGCTCGAGTGGTGCGGGGTCGGCGGGCGGGCAGGAGCGCGTGGTGCGCGCGTTCGCGGAGCTGGCGCGCAACCTGCAGCGCATGCGGCCCTGCGTGCGCCCCGCCATGTGCAAGCCGTACGGCAAGCAGAGCGAGCAGCTGCAGAAGA ttctTCTGGACACAATTCAACTAGTTCAGTCACTTCGGAGCTATTTGCCGCCACCACATATCCAAGTTACGTCTTGGAAGAACGACGACAAGTTACG CTCGAATAACATGGATGAATTGGAGAGTCGTAAAATAGTGAGTGGCAACTAG
- the LOC123694428 gene encoding uncharacterized protein LOC123694428 isoform X1 has protein sequence MDLAETMKNVLAKSSGSGTTAASGSSSAAPHGAEGYVTEKLYMLLQLYLQNKGWSPSIELLQCFSDLKESSMLPSATYLQMMASRVGLDAQGRLIYRENGKIILPYEHFANAVMLKHMNGPHGLHLGLEATVRAVVESYTIGREQFGMEKEFIVEVVQNCPNPACRYYKNQLEMTQKSIQQHLSQQPTYIPDAGSSNLSDSQAVERLLRGAALPQDYQLPLAPHLAALSELLTNLAGDKSDRRTADKLSQHQQMLLQHQNRSLGHQSSIDKYSTRSSQSSLDSKSKHHYSDDHKLTDFLRANLESLESLSGSERSGGATGSSGAGSAGGQERVVRAFAELARNLQRMRPCVRPAMCKPYGKQSEQLQKILLDTIQLVQSLRSYLPPPHIQVTSWKNDDKLRSNNMDELESRKIVSGN, from the exons ATGGATTTGGCGGAGACAATGAAGAACGTATTGGCTAAGAGTAGCGGGAGTGGAACCACTGCAGCGAGCGGATCGAGCTCGGCGGCGCCACACGGTGCTGAGGGCTACGTAACCGAAAAGCTTTACATGCTTTTGCaactttatttacaaaataaaggaTGGAGCCCCAGTATAGAGTTATTACAGTGTTTCAGTGATCTCAAAGAGTCTTCCATGCTTCCAAGTGCAACTTATTTACA aatGATGGCCTCAAGGGTAGGATTAGATGCCCAGGGGCGTCTCATATATAGAGAAAATGGCAAGATAATCTTACCATATGAGCATTTTGCTAATGCTGTGATGTTAAAACACATGAATGGTCCACATGGCTTGCATCTTGGATTAGAAGCCACTGTACGAGCT GTGGTAGAATCATATACAATTGGCAGAGAACAATTTGGTATGGAAAAAGAATTTATAGTTGAAGTGGTACAAAATTGTCCAAACCCAGCTTGCCGGTACTATAAGAATCAGTTGGAAATGACACAGAAATCGATACAACAACATTTATCTCAGCAACCCACTTACATACCAG ACGCAGGCAGTTCAAACCTATCAGACAGCCAGGCGGTGGAGCGGCTGCTGCGCGGCGCGGCGCTGCCGCAGGACTACCAGCTGCCGCTCGCGCCGCACCTCGCCGCTCTCAGTGAGTTGTTAA CAAATTTGGCGGGTGACAAGTCAGATAGACGTACAGCAGACAAGTTGTCGCAGCATCAGCAAATGTTGCTGCAACATCAGAACAGGTCCCTGGGCCATCAGTCCTCTATCGACAAATATTCTACGCGTTCTTCTCAGTCCAGTTTGGATTCAAAGTCCAAGCACCATTACAGTGATGATCATAAGCTCACAGATTTTCTAAG AGCAAATCTGGAAAGTCTCGAGTCGCTCTCCGGCAGCGAGCGCAGTGGTGGTGCAACAGGCTCGAGTGGTGCGGGGTCGGCGGGCGGGCAGGAGCGCGTGGTGCGCGCGTTCGCGGAGCTGGCGCGCAACCTGCAGCGCATGCGGCCCTGCGTGCGCCCCGCCATGTGCAAGCCGTACGGCAAGCAGAGCGAGCAGCTGCAGAAGA ttctTCTGGACACAATTCAACTAGTTCAGTCACTTCGGAGCTATTTGCCGCCACCACATATCCAAGTTACGTCTTGGAAGAACGACGACAAGTTACG CTCGAATAACATGGATGAATTGGAGAGTCGTAAAATAGTGAGTGGCAACTAG